The Meriones unguiculatus strain TT.TT164.6M chromosome 6, Bangor_MerUng_6.1, whole genome shotgun sequence genome has a window encoding:
- the Camkv gene encoding caM kinase-like vesicle-associated protein, protein MPFGCVTLGDKKNYNQPSEVTDRYDLGQVIKTEEFCEIFRAKDRTTGKLHTCKKFQKRDGRKVRKAAKNEIGILKMVKHPNILQLVDVFVTRKEYFIFLELATGREVFDWILDQGYYSERDTSNVVRQVLEAVAYLHSLKIVHRNLKLENLVYYNRLKNSKIVISDFHLAKLENGLIKEPCGTPEYLAPEVVGRQRYGRPVDCWAIGVIMYILLSGNPPFYEEVEEDDYENHDKNLFRKILAGDYEFDSPYWDDISQAAKDLVTRLMEVEQDQRITAEEAISHEWISGNAASDKNIKDGVCAQIEKNFARAKWKKAVRVTTLMKRLRAPEQAGTAAAQSASDTAAPGAAGGAIAAAASGAVPASGASATAATEGGAGCATKSDNVGSADRSATPATDGSITPATDGSTTPATDGSITPATDRSATPATDGRATPATEESAVPTTQSSAMPAAKAAATPEPAVAQPDSTALEGATGQAPSSSKEEAIGCARESQREETS, encoded by the exons ATGCCGTTTGGGTGTGTGACTCTGGGCGACAAGAAGAACTATAACCAGCCGTCGGAGGTGACTGACAGATATGACTTGGGACAAGTCATCAAGAC TGAGGAGTTCTGTGAGATCTTCCGGGCCAAGGACAGGACAACGGGCAAGCTGCACACCTGCAAGAAGTTCCAGAAGCGCGACGGCCGCAAGGTGCGGAAGGCAGCTAAGAATGAGATTGGCATCCTCAAGAT GGTGAAGCACCCCAACATCCTGCAGCTGGTAGATGTGTTTGTGACTCGCAAGGAATACTTCATCTTCCTGGAGCT GGCCACGGGGAGGGAGGTGTTTGACTGGATCCTGGACCAGGGCTACTACTCGGAGCGGGACACGAGCAACGTGGTGCGGCAGGTCTTGGAGGCCGTGGCCTACCTGCACTCGCTCAAGATCGTGCACAGGAACCTCAAG CTGGAAAACCTAGTGTACTACAATAGGCTGAAGAACTCAAAGATTGTCATCAGCGACTTCCATCTGGCTAAGCTAGAGAATGGCCTCATCAAGGAGCCCTGTGGAACCCCGGAGTATCTGG caCCGGAAGTGGTAGGACGGCAACGGTACGGGCGCCCTGTGGACTGTTGGGCCATTGGTGTCATCATGTATATCCT GCTTTCAGGAAACCCACCCTTCTATGAGGAGGTAGAAGAAGATGACTATGAGAATCATGACAAGAATCTCTTCCGCAAGATCCTGGCTGGTGACTATGAGTTTGACTCTCCATACTGGGACGATATTTCTCAGGCAG CCAAAGACCTGGTCACAAGGCTGATGGAGGTGGAGCAGGACCAGCGGATCACCGCAGAGGAGGCCATCTCCCATGAGTG GATTTCTGGCAATGCTGCTTCTGATAAGAACATCAAGGATGGTGTCTGTGCCCAGATTGAAAAGAACTTCGCCAGAGCCAAGTGGAAG AAGGCTGTTCGAGTGACCACTCTCATGAAACGGCTCCGGGCACCAGAGCAGGCTGGCACAGCTGCAGCCCAGTCTGCTTCAGACACTGCTGCTCCCGGGGCTGCTGGTGGGGCCATTGCTGCAGCTGCAAGTGGAGCTGTCCCAGCCTCTGGGGCCAGTGCTACTGCAGCCACAGAGGGTGGTGCTGGCTGTGCTACCAAGAGTGATAATGTAGGCTCTGCAGATCGCAGTGCCACCCCAGCCACTGATGGGAGCATCACCCCAGCTACAGATGGGAGCACCACCCCAGCCACTGATGGGAGCATCACCCCAGCTACTGACAGGAGTGCTACACCAGCTACTGACGGGAGAGCCACaccagccacagaggagagcGCAGTGCCCACCACTCAAAGCAGTGCCATGCCAGCTGCGAAAGCAGCTGCCACCCCTGAGCCGGCTGTGGCCCAGCCGGACAGCACAGCCCTAGAGGGCGCCACGGGCCAGGCTCCATCCTCTAGTAAAGAAGAGGCTATTGGCTGTGCCCGGGAGTCTCAGAGGGAGGAGACAAGCTGA